The sequence TTTATAGGCGTCTCTCCGTTCGGGTGAAGGTTGCCCGGCCTTCCGGCGCCAGGGGTTTCCTCCCGCTCCCCCCTTTCGTTCACAGGGCACGCCGGGCCCCATCCGGCGTGCCACTCCCTCTCTCCTCCCCCTTCCGAAAGGAACGACATGCTCAAGAAGACCGCCACCGTCTTCGCCGGCGCCGTCCTCGCGCTCGGTGCCGCAGTCCCCGCCTTCGCCGACTCGGGCGCCGAGGGTGCCGCCATCGGTTCGCCGGGCGTCCTCTCCGGCAACCTCGT comes from Streptomyces sp. Tu6071 and encodes:
- a CDS encoding chaplin, whose translation is MLKKTATVFAGAVLALGAAVPAFADSGAEGAAIGSPGVLSGNLVQVPVHVPLNVCGNSINVIGLLNPAFGNACVNA